The following are encoded in a window of Arvicanthis niloticus isolate mArvNil1 chromosome 1, mArvNil1.pat.X, whole genome shotgun sequence genomic DNA:
- the LOC117718739 gene encoding olfactory receptor 52D1-like — protein sequence MPDATGLMYRLTWGRNLLLSRIPSSNVNDSLPATLILTGIPGLEAFHIWIAIPFCVMYLVALLGNAALILIIGTERALHAPMYLFLCLLSLTDLTLSSTTVPKTLSILWLQAGEISFDGCLAQMFCVHSIYALESSVLLAMAFDRYVAICNPLRYTVILNHTVIGRIGFAGIVRSVVVVSPFIFLLRRLPYCGHHVMAHTYCEHMGIARLACANITVNIVYGLTVALLAVGLDSILIAISYGFILRAVFRLPSKDARRKALSTCGSHLGVILVFYIPAFFSFLTHRFGHNRVPKHVHIFLANLYVLVPPVLNPIIYGARTKEIRSRLLKLLRLEKHSV from the coding sequence ATGCCTGATGCTACAGGACTGATGTATCGTTTAACCTGGGGCAGAAACCTTCTTCTATCAAGGATACCGTCTTCCAATGTGAATGACAGTCTCCCAGCCACTCTCATTCTGACAGGGATCCCAGGGCTGGAGGCTTTCCACATCTGGATTGCCATCCCTTTCTGTGTCATGTATCTGGTAGCTCTGCTGGGCAATGCTGCCCTCATCCTTATCATTGGGACAGAGAGAGCTCTTCATGCACCCATgtacctcttcctctgccttctctcacTCACTGACCTGACTCTAAGCTCCACCACTGTTCCCAAGACACTTTCCATTCTGTGGCTACAAGCTGGAGAGATTTCCTTTGATGGATGCCTCGCTCAGATGTTTTGTGTCCACTCCATCTATGCCTTGGAGTCCTCTGTTCTTCTAGCCATGGCCTTTGATCGTTATGTAGCTATCTGCAACCCACTGAGATACACAGTCATTCTCAACCATACAGTCATAGGACGAATTGGCTTTGCTGGCATAGTCCGTAGTGTGGTTGTTGTCTCCCCTTTCATCTTTTTACTGAGGCGACTGCCCTACTGTGGTCACCATGTCATGGCTCACACATACTGTGAGCATATGGGCATTGCTAGGCTTGCCTGTGCCAACATCACTGTCAACATTGTCTATGGGCTGACTGTGGCTCTGCTGGCTGTGGGCCTGGATTCCATTCTCATTGCCATCTCCTATGGCTTCATCCTCAGGGCTGTCTTTCGGCTTCCATCTAAAGATGCTAGGCGCAAGGCTCTGAGTACCTGTGGATCTCACCTTGGTGTCATCTTGGTTTTTTATATACccgctttcttctccttcctcaccCACCGTTTTGGTCACAACAGAGTTCCCAAGCATGTGCACATCTTCCTGGCTAACCTCTATGTGCTGGTGCCTCCCGTGCTCAATCCCATCATCTATGGAGCAAGAACCAAGGAGATTCGAAGTCGGCTTCTAAAACTGCTTCGCTTAGAGAAACACTCAGTATGA